The following proteins are co-located in the Candidatus Dormiibacterota bacterium genome:
- a CDS encoding TetR/AcrR family transcriptional regulator: protein MTSESVPAGARRGRSVRTRERIVAAATEVFARRGLHGARVADIAEAAGIAYGLVYHHFRNKEEILAAIFQERWGRHLGYLEEVAASPAPVRERLARLVHFWVETYRSDPHLMTVMINEISRSYEFIESHDVGTVIEAFVIVERMLDRAQELGELRADLDCRLASYLVLGAAEMVLTGYVLGTLRRTTREEFAADERQLVAMLLDGICRGKAASS from the coding sequence ATGACCTCCGAGTCGGTCCCGGCCGGAGCGCGCCGCGGTCGCAGCGTCCGCACCCGCGAGCGCATCGTCGCCGCCGCCACCGAGGTGTTCGCCCGGCGGGGCCTCCACGGCGCCCGCGTCGCCGACATCGCCGAGGCGGCGGGGATCGCGTACGGGCTCGTCTACCACCATTTCCGGAACAAGGAGGAGATCCTCGCCGCCATCTTCCAGGAGCGGTGGGGACGCCACCTCGGCTACCTCGAGGAGGTGGCGGCGTCGCCGGCGCCGGTGCGCGAGCGCCTCGCCCGGCTGGTGCACTTCTGGGTGGAGACCTACCGCAGCGACCCCCACCTGATGACGGTGATGATCAACGAGATCAGCCGCTCGTACGAGTTCATCGAGTCCCACGACGTCGGCACCGTCATCGAGGCCTTCGTCATCGTCGAGCGGATGCTCGACCGCGCCCAGGAGCTGGGCGAGCTTCGCGCCGACCTCGACTGCCGGCTGGCCTCGTACCTCGTCCTCGGCGCCGCCGAGATGGTGCTGACCGGCTACGTGCTCGGCACCCTCCGCCGCACCACCCGCGAGGAGTTCGCCGCCGACGAGCGCCAGCTGGTCGCGATGCTCCTGGACGGCATCTGCAGGGGGAAGGCGGCCAGCAGCTAG